From a single Longimicrobium sp. genomic region:
- a CDS encoding helix-turn-helix transcriptional regulator → MSADSPLGTFEEHVMLAVVRTRDDAYGMAVRREIERVTDREVTIGAVYATLDRLEAKGLLGSGRTPGEGSRRVFTVTMRGASALAETRAMRERLWQGVDLSRLLAGAG, encoded by the coding sequence GTGAGCGCAGACTCGCCGCTTGGGACCTTTGAGGAGCACGTGATGCTCGCCGTCGTCCGCACGCGCGACGATGCGTATGGGATGGCGGTGCGCCGCGAGATCGAGCGGGTGACGGACCGCGAAGTGACGATCGGGGCGGTGTACGCCACGCTCGACAGGCTGGAGGCGAAGGGGTTGCTGGGCTCCGGCCGCACCCCGGGCGAAGGGTCGCGCCGCGTCTTCACGGTCACCATGCGCGGCGCATCGGCCCTGGCCGAGACGCGCGCCATGCGCGAGCGGCTCTGGCAGGGGGTGGACCTGAGCCGGCTGCTGGCGGGGGCGGGCTGA